A portion of the Acidobacteriaceae bacterium genome contains these proteins:
- a CDS encoding glycosyl hydrolase family 18 protein, giving the protein MKRKLLSLFLFLVTNVVLFMLPHAAVAQSSCAATWSSTAIYTAGMTASLSGENYVANWWTQGDSPATNSGGAGSGEPWTLTGSCSSCTTIPAVPTGLAASGTTSSGTNLSWAAVTTPTGCTVSYNVLRGGSSIGSISTTSDAITGLSASTTYSFSVQATDAAGTSAASSAVSVTTSASSCSAAPSAPTGLTAAGTTATSTTLSWTAATAPTGCTVSYSITGGPSTLTSSSTTDTVTGLTASTSYTFTVAATDSVGTSSGTSVTVATPATSSKLFVGGWFEEWGTYYANSNVADLQTSGAAASLTHLIYAFAKPSANGSSVSCALADSYADYQKSVPQVTGATAATSPLLGNFGALAQLKQLHPDMKILISIGGWNPPTYNQLFDQASSTAAQRQAFVSSCVSMFIQGNIASGVSSGALFDGFDIDWEFPNANETAGFTALMTEFRTELNTLSATTGKQYYVLADLAAGPSKAGSAEFSGDDGGYDTIDISGLSAVLDYLNVDGYNYAGDWSNASNDASPLYDEAASPIYGTGQTINDTVQYYLAHGAPAAKYTMGFPLYGSGWAGGLTSANGGMYQNSTGVTDPTGALTLNGATPVFNLNGLGNCSTGNNQSSPAAGCDYLLTDGLITYRTIQNLLSNGYTSSYDATRCTARMFNSTTASAISYDNPQSVQCKVSYIKANGLGGGYVWALKDDDATSSLTKALATDLNP; this is encoded by the coding sequence ATGAAACGCAAGTTGCTTTCCCTTTTCCTCTTTCTAGTAACAAACGTGGTCCTGTTCATGCTTCCTCATGCAGCGGTGGCGCAGAGCTCATGCGCCGCTACGTGGAGTTCTACAGCCATCTACACCGCTGGCATGACAGCAAGCCTGAGCGGTGAAAACTACGTAGCGAACTGGTGGACGCAGGGTGACAGCCCCGCCACAAACAGCGGTGGAGCGGGCTCCGGAGAGCCCTGGACGCTCACCGGCTCCTGCTCCAGCTGTACGACTATTCCGGCTGTGCCGACAGGTCTCGCGGCCTCGGGCACTACGAGTTCCGGAACGAATCTGAGCTGGGCTGCAGTTACGACTCCGACAGGCTGCACGGTCAGCTATAACGTACTGCGTGGCGGCTCGTCGATCGGTTCCATCAGCACGACCTCCGATGCCATCACCGGTCTTTCCGCCTCGACGACCTATAGCTTCTCGGTTCAGGCCACGGACGCTGCAGGCACCTCTGCGGCCAGCTCGGCGGTCAGCGTCACCACTTCCGCCAGCTCTTGCTCTGCGGCTCCATCGGCTCCAACAGGACTGACGGCTGCAGGAACCACCGCAACGAGCACAACGCTTAGCTGGACGGCAGCAACAGCTCCGACCGGTTGCACCGTGAGTTACAGCATCACAGGTGGGCCTTCCACGCTCACATCCTCTTCGACAACGGATACCGTCACCGGGCTCACTGCTTCTACGAGCTACACCTTCACGGTTGCTGCAACCGACAGCGTTGGTACGTCTTCGGGAACGTCCGTGACGGTTGCTACGCCTGCCACCAGCAGCAAGCTATTCGTGGGTGGTTGGTTTGAAGAGTGGGGAACGTATTACGCGAATTCAAACGTTGCTGATCTTCAGACCAGCGGCGCAGCCGCTTCGCTCACGCATCTTATTTACGCTTTCGCCAAGCCCTCTGCCAATGGAAGCAGCGTAAGCTGCGCTCTGGCTGACAGCTATGCGGATTATCAGAAAAGCGTTCCGCAGGTAACCGGAGCGACGGCTGCAACGTCGCCGCTGCTGGGTAACTTCGGTGCTCTGGCGCAGCTCAAGCAGCTCCACCCCGATATGAAGATCCTCATCTCAATCGGTGGTTGGAACCCACCCACCTACAACCAGCTCTTTGACCAGGCTTCCAGCACGGCTGCGCAGCGTCAGGCGTTTGTCAGCTCATGCGTCAGCATGTTCATCCAGGGCAACATAGCTTCGGGTGTTTCTTCGGGAGCCTTGTTCGATGGTTTCGACATCGACTGGGAGTTCCCCAACGCGAACGAGACGGCTGGCTTCACCGCTCTGATGACGGAGTTCCGCACCGAGCTCAATACCTTGTCCGCAACCACGGGTAAGCAGTATTACGTTCTCGCCGATCTCGCTGCAGGTCCTTCGAAGGCTGGCTCCGCTGAGTTCTCTGGTGACGACGGTGGGTACGACACCATCGATATCTCTGGTCTTAGCGCAGTCCTGGATTATCTAAACGTCGACGGCTATAACTACGCCGGCGACTGGTCCAACGCTTCGAACGACGCTTCGCCGCTGTACGACGAGGCGGCCAGCCCGATCTATGGAACTGGGCAAACCATCAACGACACCGTGCAGTACTACCTCGCTCACGGCGCTCCCGCAGCGAAGTACACCATGGGCTTCCCACTTTACGGCTCTGGCTGGGCCGGCGGCCTAACCTCCGCCAACGGTGGCATGTATCAAAACTCAACCGGAGTTACAGATCCGACTGGAGCCCTCACCTTAAACGGAGCGACTCCTGTCTTCAACCTCAACGGACTGGGTAACTGCTCCACCGGAAATAACCAGTCGAGCCCTGCTGCAGGTTGTGACTATCTGCTGACGGATGGCCTCATCACCTATCGCACCATTCAGAACTTGTTGAGCAACGGGTACACCTCCAGCTACGACGCTACCCGCTGCACGGCTCGCATGTTCAACTCGACCACTGCGAGCGCTATCAGCTATGACAACCCGCAGTCCGTGCAATGCAAGGTCAGCTACATCAAAGCCAATGGCTTGGGTGGTGGCTACGTCTGGGCATTGAAGGATGACGACGCTACTTCCTCTCTCACCAAGGCTCTGGCAACAGACCTCAACCCGTAG
- a CDS encoding ROK family protein, whose amino-acid sequence MRETNARAILSLLKKLGPCSRADLVRKTGMSAPTVANVISDLDERGLIEWMGEGTSSGGRRPDNLRFKAEHGCLAGVDVTADSLRVLLTDLNGERIEELVEALPKDARNPQGVVDALGVSLRALMQKNSLPWKKLLAMTVGVGGITNARDGVVISVGDSSVWRGVPLLEMLRKQFSCALFVENDSNLAAIGEHFNGVAQSEESFICILITAGSGVGAGIFVNGKIVHGSSWTAGEIGYLHVPNISSMQPALYEYGRLEQILSGPGILRSWNAVSAKSGVPGKIHKALNVLDLAMTGNSTAIKVVHQRARLLSDVVLNLSLTLNPSLFVFGGDLGSHPALLEPTIAMLRKNEVGTARVLPSNLGNSAVVWGALAVSMQEAEQHLYSYPAPHK is encoded by the coding sequence ATGCGCGAGACAAACGCTCGCGCAATTTTGTCGTTGCTGAAAAAACTCGGTCCCTGCTCCCGTGCCGATCTCGTTCGCAAAACAGGAATGAGCGCGCCAACCGTTGCGAACGTGATCTCTGATCTGGATGAGCGCGGCTTGATCGAATGGATGGGAGAGGGAACGTCAAGCGGCGGACGCCGTCCCGATAACCTTCGCTTCAAAGCCGAACATGGCTGTCTTGCAGGCGTAGATGTTACGGCCGACAGCCTAAGAGTCCTGCTCACCGACCTGAATGGCGAGCGAATCGAAGAGCTGGTCGAAGCTCTGCCAAAGGATGCTCGCAACCCCCAGGGTGTCGTCGATGCATTAGGCGTTTCCCTGCGCGCGCTCATGCAGAAGAACAGTCTGCCATGGAAGAAGCTGCTCGCCATGACCGTTGGCGTAGGGGGCATCACCAATGCGCGCGATGGCGTAGTCATCTCGGTGGGCGACTCCAGTGTTTGGAGAGGCGTGCCCTTGCTTGAAATGCTCCGCAAGCAGTTCTCATGCGCTCTCTTCGTGGAGAACGACTCGAACCTTGCCGCCATAGGCGAGCATTTCAACGGTGTCGCCCAGTCGGAGGAGAGTTTCATCTGCATTCTCATCACGGCAGGCTCTGGCGTGGGAGCAGGCATTTTCGTCAACGGAAAAATCGTACACGGTTCCAGCTGGACAGCTGGCGAAATCGGCTACCTTCACGTTCCGAACATCTCCAGCATGCAGCCTGCGCTGTATGAGTATGGTCGGCTCGAGCAGATCCTCAGCGGCCCAGGCATTCTCAGAAGCTGGAATGCAGTTAGCGCTAAATCTGGAGTTCCCGGCAAGATCCATAAAGCGCTCAACGTGCTGGACCTTGCGATGACAGGGAATAGCACTGCCATCAAGGTCGTGCATCAACGCGCGCGCCTTCTCAGCGACGTCGTACTCAACCTCTCGTTGACGCTCAACCCAAGCCTCTTTGTCTTTGGCGGCGATCTCGGCTCTCATCCCGCGCTGTTGGAGCCCACGATAGCAATGCTGCGCAAAAACGAGGTTGGTACCGCTCGTGTTCTGCCCTCCAATCTCGGCAACTCAGCCGTTGTTTGGGGCGCTCTTGCTGTCTCCATGCAGGAGGCAGAGCAACATCTGTACAGCTACCCCGCGCCACACAAGTAA
- a CDS encoding alpha/beta hydrolase, with product MSNRWMDPEFMPLIKTPRPVLNDANLVREASIASRQPMDYASFDLEVNDLSIPFSTKDARQIPLRIYRPKSIAAPLPALLYLHGGGFFCGDLFSEQWQCAHYAAQAQCLVICVDYRLAPENPYPAALFDSYRVLEFLREQGAELGLDPARIAIGGSSAGANLAAAVALLARDRSGPGLCFQMLLIPALDNRLDSVSAREFTDVPDFATPEARVMWQWYLGDQDRDISPYATPVHAADLTHLPPAYVLCAGLDALRDDGLRYAQRLLEAGVSVELHLVPSLPHGFASISSAATSKQLLQEQVRVLQKAFQFGERNPKNR from the coding sequence ATGTCGAACCGTTGGATGGACCCCGAGTTCATGCCTCTCATCAAGACGCCCCGGCCGGTTCTCAACGACGCGAACCTCGTTCGAGAGGCAAGCATCGCCTCCAGGCAGCCGATGGACTACGCCAGCTTCGACCTTGAGGTGAACGATCTCAGCATCCCGTTCTCCACTAAAGATGCTCGTCAAATCCCCTTACGAATTTACCGGCCCAAAAGCATCGCGGCTCCGTTACCCGCGTTGCTCTACCTGCATGGTGGCGGGTTCTTCTGCGGAGACCTCTTCTCGGAGCAATGGCAGTGTGCGCACTATGCGGCGCAGGCACAGTGCCTCGTCATCTGCGTTGACTACCGCCTCGCTCCAGAAAATCCTTATCCAGCTGCGCTCTTCGATAGCTATCGTGTGTTGGAGTTTCTGCGTGAACAAGGGGCTGAACTTGGGCTCGACCCTGCCCGTATCGCGATCGGAGGATCGAGCGCCGGGGCTAATCTCGCAGCAGCAGTTGCACTTCTGGCAAGAGACCGCAGCGGCCCCGGACTCTGCTTTCAGATGTTGCTGATCCCTGCGCTGGACAACCGCCTCGACTCTGTCTCTGCTCGCGAGTTCACGGATGTTCCAGACTTCGCCACTCCTGAGGCCAGGGTCATGTGGCAGTGGTACCTCGGCGATCAGGATCGCGATATTTCCCCTTACGCCACGCCTGTCCATGCCGCGGACCTCACGCACCTTCCGCCTGCGTATGTTCTTTGTGCGGGCCTGGATGCTCTGCGCGACGACGGCCTCCGCTACGCACAACGTCTGCTCGAAGCCGGAGTTAGCGTCGAGTTACACCTTGTTCCTTCGCTCCCTCACGGCTTTGCCAGCATCTCTTCTGCTGCAACCTCGAAGCAACTGCTGCAGGAGCAGGTCCGCGTACTGCAAAAGGCGTTTCAGTTTGGGGAAAGAAATCCTAAGAATCGTTAG
- a CDS encoding carbohydrate kinase family protein, whose product MMKRWNIAVVGEIYVDHIFTDFDHVPLPGEEVFAEQYRREAGGGTVNTACALARLGHETSVFGVLGADEETWLKARLSSFGVHSEHIHSSRLPNALTVSMSTTEDRSFLSYAGANRMLAEYVALPETITALTKTQHVHFAMPLEVDLARHLLPALHAAGCTVSIDPGWRKEWFLSPGSLEVLRDVDLFLPNESEAQLLTKHKNPEEMLRVFAALGLQNTVIKLGPRGAAAFHHDHLYTVVPPSVRVVDTTGAGDAFDAGFIDAWLSGADIEEQLWRACICGSLSTRAAGALTALPSRLEMMDVV is encoded by the coding sequence ATGATGAAACGCTGGAATATCGCAGTAGTGGGCGAAATCTATGTGGACCACATCTTCACTGATTTCGACCATGTCCCATTACCTGGTGAAGAAGTCTTTGCCGAGCAGTATCGTCGCGAAGCTGGTGGAGGCACGGTCAATACCGCCTGCGCGCTGGCTCGACTCGGCCATGAAACTTCTGTTTTTGGTGTGCTCGGTGCCGACGAGGAGACTTGGCTGAAGGCCCGCTTGAGTTCCTTCGGCGTTCACTCCGAGCACATTCATTCTTCCAGGCTGCCCAATGCTCTCACCGTCAGCATGTCCACCACGGAAGACCGTAGCTTCCTTAGCTACGCTGGCGCCAACCGGATGCTGGCGGAGTATGTGGCGCTACCTGAAACGATCACAGCTCTCACGAAAACGCAGCATGTTCACTTTGCCATGCCGCTGGAGGTCGACCTCGCTCGTCATCTGCTTCCGGCCCTCCACGCTGCGGGTTGCACTGTGTCCATCGATCCAGGTTGGCGTAAAGAGTGGTTTCTCAGCCCAGGGAGCCTCGAAGTTCTTCGTGATGTCGATCTCTTCCTACCGAACGAAAGCGAAGCGCAGCTGCTAACAAAGCATAAAAACCCTGAAGAGATGCTGCGTGTCTTCGCCGCTTTGGGCTTGCAGAATACGGTCATTAAATTAGGGCCTCGCGGAGCTGCAGCCTTCCATCATGATCACCTCTACACAGTGGTTCCTCCTTCTGTTCGGGTTGTAGACACAACTGGAGCAGGGGATGCCTTCGACGCAGGATTCATCGACGCCTGGCTCTCTGGCGCTGATATTGAAGAGCAGTTGTGGCGGGCCTGCATCTGTGGTTCACTTTCCACGCGGGCAGCTGGTGCTTTGACGGCATTGCCCTCAAGACTTGAGATGATGGACGTTGTCTAG
- a CDS encoding amino acid permease: MRTNVGGAEDNSDRRLGILGASTSNMLNMIGVGPFLSIPLALVAMHGSSVLLPWVLGAVISLCDGLVWAELGAAMPFSGGPFFYLREAFGPDSYGRVASFLILWSAVLTAPLLIASGAVGFSQYLHYLCPTLNSVALCAISMAVCLVNVVLLYRRITTIGVISVVLWLLVIGTILWIILGGAAHIPAAFHQQISGFHFSLQGGYWQSLGAATLIAVYDYAGYYNVCLIGGELKRPERTIPYSIVLSIVFVAILYIAMNLSILGVLPAEHSMHSSAIVAEFIQHVYGARSAMVADVLVLVAAFASVFAILLGFSRIPYMAAREGEFFSIFAKVHPTKGFPHVSLLILGALSALACLLDLNTLISLVIVIQVIVQFLAQCVAVVLLRRRNLSEGKRTFRMPLYPLPVVVASTGWLFVLFSSGAKNILFAVFATLLGVAAFFYKSRQVHGRPFETL; encoded by the coding sequence ATGCGAACCAACGTAGGGGGTGCAGAGGATAACTCGGATCGAAGGTTGGGCATCCTCGGTGCCAGCACTTCAAACATGCTCAACATGATCGGTGTCGGTCCGTTCCTGAGCATTCCTCTGGCATTGGTTGCTATGCATGGTTCAAGCGTCCTCCTCCCCTGGGTGCTTGGAGCGGTGATTTCGCTTTGTGATGGTTTGGTATGGGCAGAACTAGGGGCCGCGATGCCGTTCTCCGGCGGCCCATTTTTTTACCTCCGTGAAGCTTTTGGCCCTGACTCGTATGGAAGGGTGGCCAGCTTTCTTATCCTCTGGTCTGCCGTGCTCACCGCTCCTCTTCTAATTGCTTCTGGCGCCGTTGGATTTTCGCAGTACCTGCATTATCTCTGCCCAACGCTGAACTCTGTCGCTTTATGCGCCATATCGATGGCCGTCTGCCTCGTCAACGTTGTTCTGCTTTACCGCAGAATCACAACCATCGGCGTAATTTCAGTAGTTCTGTGGCTCCTCGTTATCGGTACGATTCTGTGGATCATCCTGGGTGGCGCGGCACATATCCCAGCGGCTTTCCATCAGCAGATCAGCGGGTTTCATTTCTCTTTGCAAGGCGGGTACTGGCAAAGTCTCGGGGCCGCAACGTTGATTGCTGTCTATGACTATGCCGGCTATTACAACGTCTGTCTCATCGGCGGAGAACTGAAGCGGCCGGAGCGAACGATCCCTTACTCGATCGTTCTTTCCATCGTCTTTGTGGCCATTCTTTATATAGCCATGAACCTGTCCATTCTTGGCGTGCTTCCCGCAGAACACAGCATGCACTCGAGCGCCATCGTTGCCGAATTTATCCAGCATGTTTATGGCGCACGCTCTGCGATGGTCGCCGATGTACTTGTCCTCGTCGCGGCTTTTGCCTCGGTCTTCGCCATTCTGCTTGGCTTCTCTCGCATCCCCTACATGGCTGCTCGTGAGGGAGAGTTCTTTAGCATATTTGCAAAAGTTCACCCGACCAAAGGATTTCCTCACGTCTCACTTTTGATCCTTGGAGCGCTTTCTGCCCTGGCTTGTCTGTTGGATCTCAACACGCTGATTAGCTTGGTCATCGTCATTCAGGTCATCGTTCAGTTCCTTGCGCAGTGTGTTGCCGTAGTGCTTCTTCGCAGACGAAACCTCAGTGAGGGCAAGCGAACCTTTCGAATGCCTCTTTATCCGTTGCCGGTAGTCGTCGCTTCTACCGGTTGGCTTTTTGTCCTTTTCTCCAGCGGCGCGAAGAACATTCTGTTCGCGGTCTTCGCCACGTTACTCGGAGTCGCAGCATTTTTTTACAAGTCACGTCAGGTGCATGGACGTCCTTTTGAAACCCTATGA
- the cas3 gene encoding CRISPR-associated helicase Cas3': protein MLISSPSKWRLKHCLYAILCTPMPIDPTEFLAHLGGDNGPQLLSEHLSGVGRRAERYAAKIGLPLAGALLGLLHDAGKATETFQSYLRSFDETSGLKPQEHLRGKIDHSTAGAQCILKELHGGKDLSDPASLAALLLALCIASHHSGLIDCLAIDGGDALTARLNRAEAQSRSGEAWRHLPPEVKSEARLLMQNPELVSQCRKKMSRVLNRSFGDGNVQLGLLVRTLFSCLIDADRSDTADYEKPRNAQHRQQGEYEPWEVLLARLDEALSSFPTEGKVNQVRANVSLQCFEAAQRPRGIYTLTVPTGGGKTLAALRFALEHARLHQLDRVVFVSPYISIVDQNAAVARRYLEPEGVPYASVVLEHHSDLARDRVQMKKRSAGEFKEQDIDGWRRRVLAENWDAPVVFTTMVQVLDALFGSGTSSVRRLHTLAKAVIVFDEVQSLPTKLVHLFNNAANFLATHCGSSILLCTATQPLLAKVDAKLGVAHLADKAELIDDVTALWKSLRRYVVLDETAGSGPPWSHEAVAERVCREAMQYGSCLVIVNTKRDARTIFEHCRTALPANATILHLSTSMCPEHRSDTLATLHQRLTTATSDTPVVCISTQLIEAGVDIDFAVVVRDLAGLDSLAQAAGRCNRHGLRTEPGRVVLVELPDPPSQLEDICEGRKAARSVLQKWHRDHPEEAIPLDSNEIMEQYYELHFFGRRNTMVYPLDAKTVGRESSMLELLGNNERSLIARSRAGKEPLSRPILQQSFSTANHAFVLIEPTQSIVVPFKEEGLIIINKLCSAQHFDVEWQLLRQAQPFSVSVRSSEFRRLESEGAIYPAPTESGVYCLRSEFYDNEFGLHEVAGTLESLIG from the coding sequence GTGCTTATAAGCTCCCCTTCAAAATGGCGCTTGAAACACTGCTTGTACGCTATTCTTTGCACACCCATGCCTATCGACCCTACTGAGTTTCTTGCGCATCTTGGCGGCGACAATGGTCCGCAGCTCCTGTCAGAGCACCTTTCCGGTGTAGGAAGACGCGCTGAACGGTATGCCGCGAAGATAGGACTGCCTCTGGCTGGCGCGCTGCTGGGGTTACTGCATGATGCAGGTAAAGCGACTGAGACCTTCCAAAGTTATCTGCGGAGCTTTGACGAGACGTCCGGGCTCAAACCGCAGGAGCACCTGCGCGGCAAGATTGACCACTCGACCGCAGGGGCCCAATGCATCCTGAAAGAACTTCATGGGGGCAAGGATCTTTCAGATCCGGCATCGCTGGCAGCATTACTTCTTGCACTCTGCATAGCCTCACATCACTCTGGTCTGATCGACTGCCTGGCAATTGACGGTGGCGATGCTCTGACAGCTCGGCTGAACCGTGCGGAAGCGCAGTCGCGCTCAGGAGAAGCGTGGCGACACCTGCCACCTGAAGTGAAGAGTGAAGCGCGTCTTCTGATGCAGAACCCTGAACTGGTAAGCCAATGCCGCAAGAAGATGAGCAGAGTGCTGAACCGCTCCTTTGGGGATGGGAACGTACAGCTTGGGCTTTTGGTTCGGACACTATTCAGTTGCCTGATTGATGCGGACCGTAGCGATACCGCCGATTACGAAAAACCGAGGAACGCGCAGCATCGGCAGCAGGGAGAGTACGAACCGTGGGAAGTCTTGCTGGCACGATTGGACGAGGCTTTGTCGAGCTTCCCCACCGAAGGCAAAGTAAACCAGGTACGCGCGAACGTTTCCCTGCAATGTTTTGAAGCAGCACAGCGGCCACGCGGGATTTATACGCTTACTGTTCCGACTGGTGGCGGCAAGACACTGGCAGCTCTACGCTTCGCGTTGGAACATGCGCGGTTGCATCAACTCGACCGAGTTGTCTTTGTAAGTCCCTACATTTCCATCGTGGACCAGAATGCAGCGGTAGCGCGAAGATACCTGGAGCCGGAGGGCGTGCCGTACGCCTCCGTAGTACTGGAGCATCACTCCGACCTTGCGCGCGATCGTGTACAGATGAAGAAGCGAAGTGCTGGCGAATTCAAGGAGCAAGATATCGACGGATGGCGTCGCAGGGTGCTGGCTGAAAATTGGGATGCGCCCGTTGTCTTCACCACGATGGTGCAGGTTCTTGATGCTCTGTTCGGTTCAGGAACAAGCTCAGTACGTCGCCTGCACACACTCGCCAAGGCAGTCATCGTCTTCGATGAGGTACAGAGTCTTCCGACGAAGCTGGTCCACCTGTTCAATAACGCAGCGAACTTTCTGGCAACGCATTGCGGCAGTAGCATCTTGCTTTGTACGGCGACGCAGCCTCTGTTGGCGAAGGTAGACGCGAAGCTTGGGGTGGCGCATCTTGCGGACAAAGCTGAATTGATCGATGACGTCACCGCGTTGTGGAAGAGCCTCCGGCGCTATGTGGTGCTGGACGAAACCGCAGGAAGCGGTCCACCGTGGAGCCACGAAGCCGTCGCGGAACGAGTTTGCCGTGAGGCGATGCAGTATGGAAGCTGTCTGGTTATCGTAAATACCAAACGTGATGCGCGAACCATCTTTGAGCACTGCCGTACAGCACTGCCAGCAAACGCAACCATTTTGCATCTGAGCACAAGCATGTGTCCGGAGCATCGAAGCGACACACTTGCCACGCTGCATCAGAGGTTGACGACCGCGACGAGCGATACGCCTGTGGTTTGCATCAGCACCCAACTGATTGAAGCGGGTGTCGATATTGATTTTGCTGTCGTCGTTCGCGATCTTGCAGGGTTGGATTCACTTGCACAAGCTGCGGGCCGATGTAACCGTCATGGCTTACGCACGGAGCCTGGCAGGGTGGTTCTCGTTGAACTTCCCGATCCGCCGTCGCAATTGGAAGATATTTGCGAAGGCCGCAAAGCTGCACGGAGCGTATTACAAAAATGGCACCGCGATCATCCAGAGGAAGCGATCCCACTCGATAGCAACGAGATCATGGAGCAGTATTACGAGCTTCACTTTTTCGGACGCCGCAATACGATGGTCTACCCGCTCGACGCGAAAACAGTGGGGAGAGAGAGCTCCATGCTTGAGTTGCTGGGCAATAACGAGCGGAGCCTGATTGCTCGAAGCAGGGCTGGTAAAGAGCCGTTATCACGCCCTATTCTGCAGCAGAGCTTCTCAACGGCAAATCATGCTTTTGTTTTGATAGAGCCGACACAAAGTATCGTTGTTCCATTTAAGGAAGAAGGGTTAATAATCATCAACAAACTTTGTTCCGCACAGCACTTTGACGTAGAGTGGCAATTACTTCGTCAGGCACAACCATTTTCTGTCTCCGTTCGATCTTCGGAGTTTCGTCGATTGGAATCGGAGGGCGCGATTTATCCTGCTCCCACAGAGAGCGGCGTGTACTGTTTGCGGAGCGAGTTTTATGACAATGAGTTCGGTCTGCACGAAGTGGCAGGCACGCTGGAGAGCTTGATTGGCTGA
- the cas5c gene encoding type I-C CRISPR-associated protein Cas5c: MADRRKTPRNTLEFKVWGRYALFTDPLTRVGGEKCSYHLPTYEALKGICKSIYWKPTLIWHVDQVRLMRRIRTQARGMKPLEYTSGGNTLAIYTYLTGDARSKNLLDITDGPGVEYQVRAHFEWNEHRPALEQDRVEGKHFSIAQRSLERGGRQDIFLGTRDCQGYVTPCEFGSGVSDYDNDGPLDYALMFHSFSYPDETGTSRLGTNFWRPKLENGVLTFPRPDDTDQIVHKDIRAMPFKAFGESHNMQSVSSEFEHLQAETGSLVEAAE, from the coding sequence TTGGCTGATCGCAGGAAGACACCACGGAACACCCTCGAATTTAAAGTGTGGGGCCGCTATGCCCTCTTTACCGATCCGCTGACGCGCGTGGGAGGCGAGAAGTGCTCGTATCATCTGCCGACCTATGAGGCGCTCAAAGGTATCTGCAAATCAATTTATTGGAAGCCGACGCTGATCTGGCACGTCGACCAGGTGAGGCTTATGCGGCGCATCCGTACGCAGGCGCGAGGCATGAAGCCGTTGGAGTACACCAGCGGCGGCAATACGCTGGCAATCTACACCTATCTGACCGGAGATGCGCGCAGCAAAAACCTTCTCGACATAACAGACGGTCCGGGTGTCGAGTACCAGGTAAGAGCGCACTTTGAGTGGAACGAGCATCGTCCCGCGCTCGAACAGGACCGTGTTGAAGGCAAACACTTCTCCATTGCTCAACGCAGCCTTGAGCGTGGCGGACGACAGGACATCTTCCTTGGAACGCGCGATTGCCAGGGCTATGTCACACCATGTGAGTTTGGTTCCGGCGTCAGCGATTACGACAATGATGGCCCGCTTGATTACGCTCTGATGTTTCACAGCTTTAGCTATCCCGACGAAACTGGTACGTCGCGCCTGGGCACGAACTTCTGGCGACCTAAGCTAGAAAATGGCGTGCTGACCTTTCCACGACCGGATGATACGGACCAGATTGTGCATAAGGATATCCGCGCCATGCCCTTCAAGGCCTTTGGCGAATCTCACAATATGCAATCCGTGAGCAGCGAGTTCGAACACCTGCAGGCAGAGACGGGTTCTCTGGTGGAGGCAGCTGAATGA